Proteins co-encoded in one Bacteroidales bacterium genomic window:
- a CDS encoding TonB-dependent receptor plug domain-containing protein produces MLLFLISNEVFSQTDSIDIYDLTLTQLSQLKITSASKASQSIREIPSTIYVITAADIKEKGYFTLEEALSDLPGFQFRNTLGMNSYIFQRGVPNQNNLTLILIDGIQVNELNSGGFYGGGQYNLSNVERIEVIYGPGSVAYGTNAVSGIINIVTKSAMTKKSEITALIGNFNTLSTDFTYSTTNKKNTFGILISGMAKKSDKANLKGKAGDNNWSDLMDNFENDYSFDIKMQFHDFTFGTNYMFKQASLATNIKSAGTIYRDYGTLWNIQFVNNYLRYDKKFSDRLSFSSVLYNSNSTVLGNSVYYVVDTAQIGYYRPGNLTGIENVINYSAKKIFSMTGGFIFEFEQVSEKASYSQSDSPDKNPPCPDKPNILNNYLLSIFAEPRLCLFKNLFISGGIRFDQSNVYQQVITPRAGISYNFRKHIVRISYAEAFRAPKPWDYTDGLGNASLLPEKMKSLETAFTFSITDKIKLDIVGYRNYLTNVITKEFPDTTGIINYDSSSFYRWVNDGIVDTYGCELYFRLDYGKIKSSLNYTFNYSKNEEGFFMPEISMHSANASITYSFNEHIKINLRAHYFGKRKNPQLISSTNSYYVGHYFLLDGTLSLLNYKSFTVQVLLKNILNTKYYHTSNREPDRYRQPQFTFMVSLGYTFNR; encoded by the coding sequence ATGCTTCTGTTTCTTATATCAAATGAAGTATTCTCCCAAACAGATAGTATTGACATATATGACCTGACATTAACACAATTGTCCCAACTTAAAATCACCTCGGCTTCTAAAGCAAGCCAAAGCATCAGGGAAATCCCTTCAACAATATATGTTATCACAGCTGCCGACATAAAAGAAAAAGGATATTTCACTCTTGAAGAAGCCTTATCCGATTTGCCCGGGTTTCAGTTCAGGAATACTTTAGGAATGAACAGTTATATTTTTCAGAGGGGAGTTCCCAATCAAAACAACCTTACCCTGATACTAATTGACGGAATACAGGTTAATGAACTAAATTCAGGCGGCTTTTATGGAGGAGGACAATACAACCTGTCGAATGTTGAAAGAATTGAAGTAATCTATGGCCCGGGTTCTGTTGCTTATGGCACCAATGCAGTATCGGGCATTATTAATATTGTTACTAAAAGTGCCATGACAAAAAAATCCGAAATAACAGCCCTCATAGGAAACTTTAACACATTATCAACTGATTTTACTTACAGTACAACAAATAAAAAAAACACATTCGGAATATTGATTTCGGGAATGGCAAAAAAATCTGATAAGGCAAACCTTAAAGGTAAAGCCGGAGATAACAACTGGAGTGATCTCATGGATAACTTTGAAAACGATTATTCTTTTGATATTAAAATGCAGTTCCACGACTTTACTTTTGGAACAAATTATATGTTTAAGCAAGCCTCCCTTGCCACCAATATTAAATCTGCCGGGACTATTTACAGGGATTATGGAACTTTGTGGAACATACAATTCGTGAATAATTACCTGAGATATGATAAGAAATTTTCGGACCGGCTAAGTTTTTCAAGTGTTTTGTATAACAGTAATTCCACTGTACTTGGCAATTCCGTTTACTACGTTGTTGACACGGCTCAGATTGGTTATTACCGCCCCGGTAATTTAACCGGAATAGAGAATGTCATTAATTATTCGGCAAAGAAAATTTTTTCAATGACTGGTGGTTTTATTTTTGAATTTGAGCAAGTATCAGAAAAAGCATCATATTCCCAAAGTGACTCTCCCGATAAAAATCCGCCATGCCCAGATAAACCCAACATACTAAATAACTATCTTTTAAGTATTTTTGCAGAGCCAAGATTGTGTCTTTTTAAAAACTTATTTATCTCCGGGGGTATTCGGTTTGACCAAAGCAATGTTTACCAACAGGTCATTACTCCGCGTGCGGGAATAAGTTACAATTTTCGTAAACATATTGTTCGTATTTCCTATGCCGAAGCTTTCAGGGCGCCAAAACCATGGGATTATACAGATGGATTAGGTAATGCGTCATTGCTGCCCGAAAAAATGAAATCATTAGAAACTGCTTTTACTTTTTCCATAACTGACAAAATAAAATTAGATATTGTTGGATATAGAAATTATCTCACGAATGTCATTACAAAAGAATTTCCGGACACAACCGGTATTATTAATTACGACAGCAGCAGTTTTTATCGCTGGGTAAACGATGGAATTGTGGATACTTACGGATGTGAACTTTATTTCAGGCTGGATTACGGTAAAATAAAATCTTCCTTAAATTACACCTTTAACTACAGTAAAAATGAAGAGGGTTTCTTTATGCCTGAAATCAGTATGCACAGCGCTAATGCAAGTATTACATATTCTTTCAATGAGCATATAAAAATAAACTTAAGAGCGCACTATTTTGGAAAAAGAAAAAACCCTCAGCTAATCTCAAGCACTAACAGTTATTATGTTGGGCATTATTTTCTTCTCGACGGAACACTATCATTACTTAACTATAAAAGTTTTACTGTACAGGTTTTATTAAAAAACATTTTAAACACCAAATACTATCATACTTCAAACAGAGAGCCCGACAGGTATAGGCAGCCGCAATTCACATTTATGGTTTCACTTGGTTACACCTTCAACAGATAA
- a CDS encoding response regulator, which translates to MNDNIVDILLVEDNPQDVELTLRTLNKHHIANNIFVVIDGEEALDYLFCKGKFSERENIPPKVIFLDIKLPKVNGLEVLKTIKMDEELRNIPIVMLTSSLEDPDIKAAYALGANSYVVKPVDIVSFTETINSLGLYWLVINHPPK; encoded by the coding sequence ATGAACGACAACATTGTTGACATTTTATTAGTTGAAGATAATCCGCAGGATGTCGAATTAACCCTGAGAACACTCAACAAACACCACATAGCCAACAATATTTTTGTGGTTATTGACGGAGAAGAAGCTCTGGATTATCTTTTTTGCAAAGGAAAATTCTCAGAAAGAGAAAATATTCCTCCAAAAGTTATTTTTCTTGACATCAAACTGCCTAAAGTAAACGGCCTGGAAGTATTAAAAACAATCAAAATGGATGAAGAATTGAGAAATATCCCGATTGTTATGCTAACCTCATCCCTTGAGGACCCGGATATTAAAGCGGCTTATGCACTGGGGGCAAACAGTTATGTTGTTAAGCCCGTAGATATTGTTAGTTTTACCGAAACAATAAACAGCCTGGGATTGTACTGGCTTGTTATTAACCATCCACCTAAATAA
- a CDS encoding YfiR/HmsC family protein, with amino-acid sequence MKHLFRNICIFLICIITPLIPINAQQIKRDVAISAYIYNFAKNVQWQNEESIQEFHFLVIGDDKNIIKELTTLSKTKTLRKKPIKVSSSTSLDNTDNIHLIFVTKESEGKLLKIYDKIEGKNILLISDSYDDKRIIMINFYDSKDGNLLFEINKANIINQRLNIMPDMVLLGGTTIDVAALYYEEQQSLRSLQKQIQSHDSTLNFLKKAITLKTKEAQANIQNLNEQTVKIQEQQKILDEQSLLLKKKEQELALKTLLIYEQQKLYERQKKELYDLSVNVSEGTELLNKQKKEIESKKAEIQLQTQALDKQGSQIVRQRNLITLFIIISILVAILVLTVFIAYKKIQKLNKSLEKRVSDRTQELNDANQQLQVELAERKLAEEALKKSEERFRLTLDNMLEGCQIIDYEWRYRYVNDAVISHGRQTKENMLGCKMMEVYSGFEKTEVFQVLSRCMNDRIPQHMINEFIYPDGTSAWFELSIQPVSEGIFVLSSDITERKLIENKIKQLNEELEKRVELRTQQLENANKELEAFAYSVSHDLRAPLRAISGFTKILTEDYANKIDTDGQRVCDVIQKEASRMGQLIDDLLSFSRLSRTSLQKVMTDMTKIVHQALEEVEGQYCENKIEIEITKLLPANVDISLIKQVWVNLISNAFKFSSKKDIIKIEVGSFENQGENIYFVKDNGSGFDMKYVDNLFGVFQRLHNINEFQGTGVGLAIVQRIIHRHGGRVWAEGEIDKGAKFYFSLLNKP; translated from the coding sequence ATGAAACATCTATTCCGTAATATCTGTATTTTTTTAATTTGCATTATAACTCCACTCATTCCAATTAACGCACAACAGATTAAACGAGATGTTGCCATCAGTGCATACATTTACAACTTTGCTAAAAATGTGCAATGGCAAAACGAAGAAAGCATTCAGGAATTTCATTTTCTTGTCATCGGGGATGATAAAAACATTATAAAAGAATTAACGACTCTGTCGAAGACAAAAACGCTCCGAAAAAAACCAATTAAAGTTTCATCTTCAACTTCTCTCGATAATACTGACAATATACATTTAATATTTGTCACCAAAGAAAGTGAGGGAAAACTATTAAAAATTTATGATAAAATTGAAGGGAAAAACATTCTGCTTATTAGCGATAGTTATGATGATAAGCGCATTATTATGATTAACTTTTACGATTCTAAAGATGGAAACCTTTTATTTGAAATCAACAAAGCTAACATAATAAACCAGCGACTGAATATTATGCCGGATATGGTGCTATTGGGAGGCACCACGATTGATGTTGCCGCTTTGTATTATGAGGAGCAACAAAGCCTTCGCAGCCTCCAGAAACAGATTCAGAGCCACGACAGCACTTTGAATTTTTTGAAAAAAGCCATTACCTTGAAAACCAAAGAAGCACAGGCAAATATTCAAAATCTTAACGAACAGACTGTAAAGATTCAGGAACAACAAAAAATTCTTGATGAACAATCGTTACTTCTTAAAAAAAAGGAACAGGAACTGGCGTTAAAAACACTTCTGATATATGAGCAACAAAAATTATATGAACGCCAGAAGAAAGAGCTTTATGACCTGTCCGTAAATGTGAGCGAAGGAACTGAATTGCTTAACAAGCAAAAGAAGGAAATTGAAAGTAAAAAAGCTGAAATACAGTTACAAACCCAAGCTTTGGACAAACAAGGGTCCCAGATAGTTCGCCAGAGGAACCTCATCACGTTGTTCATTATTATTTCCATACTGGTAGCCATATTGGTACTTACAGTTTTTATTGCATACAAAAAAATTCAAAAACTTAACAAATCCCTTGAAAAGAGAGTTTCAGACCGAACACAAGAATTAAATGACGCTAATCAGCAATTGCAGGTAGAACTTGCCGAACGAAAATTAGCTGAAGAAGCTTTGAAAAAATCAGAGGAACGATTCCGGTTGACATTAGACAATATGCTTGAAGGATGCCAGATAATTGATTATGAATGGCGTTATCGTTATGTGAATGATGCAGTAATAAGTCATGGCCGCCAAACAAAAGAAAATATGTTGGGGTGTAAAATGATGGAGGTATATTCCGGATTTGAAAAAACAGAAGTATTTCAGGTTTTAAGCCGCTGCATGAATGACCGTATTCCCCAGCACATGATTAATGAGTTCATCTATCCTGACGGGACATCAGCATGGTTTGAACTGAGTATTCAACCTGTGTCAGAAGGCATTTTTGTGCTTTCTTCGGATATAACAGAACGAAAATTAATTGAAAACAAAATTAAACAACTCAACGAGGAGCTCGAAAAACGTGTTGAATTAAGGACACAACAACTTGAAAATGCTAATAAAGAACTGGAAGCTTTTGCTTATTCAGTTTCTCATGACTTAAGGGCACCTCTGCGCGCCATTAGCGGATTTACGAAAATCCTTACGGAAGATTATGCAAACAAAATAGATACAGACGGCCAAAGAGTCTGTGATGTTATCCAAAAAGAAGCTTCACGTATGGGGCAATTGATTGATGATTTGTTGTCATTTTCGAGGCTTAGCCGCACTTCTTTGCAAAAAGTCATGACAGACATGACAAAAATTGTGCATCAGGCTTTGGAAGAAGTTGAAGGTCAATATTGCGAAAATAAGATAGAAATTGAAATTACAAAATTATTGCCTGCCAATGTTGATATCAGCCTTATTAAACAGGTGTGGGTTAACCTGATTTCAAATGCATTTAAGTTTTCTTCCAAAAAAGATATTATTAAAATTGAGGTGGGTAGTTTTGAAAATCAAGGAGAAAATATTTACTTTGTTAAAGATAACGGCTCCGGGTTTGATATGAAGTATGTTGATAATTTATTTGGAGTCTTTCAGCGCCTGCACAATATTAATGAATTTCAGGGGACAGGAGTGGGGTTGGCAATAGTGCAACGCATTATTCACAGGCATGGTGGTCGTGTATGGGCTGAAGGGGAAATTGATAAAGGAGCAAAATTTTATTTTTCATTACTTAATAAACCATAA